One Pectobacterium polaris DNA window includes the following coding sequences:
- the bcsC gene encoding cellulose synthase complex outer membrane protein BcsC — MHNNTVNWLSLVPLLLIAAPLVTSAETASPEQFLMEQVRLGEASNKDDLVRQSLYRLELINPDNPDVIAARLRLALRQGDQAQARQQLDKLKTVAPDSAVYRQAEMTLALTQEATRQQLQQARLLSTAGRYAEAKAQYDTLFHGEPPTLDLAVEYWRLVSRLPNQVPVAIKQLEALDQVYPNNVPLRMALSRLLFGQDRNEQAYPLLKQLSTDPVGRSQAASLWLEIIGRMTVTPQSVAELNRFLTVFDGGEQAETARKELNRQQGMLADPTYQGRLRSLAEVESGGGNRATLGELNQALAVTPNDPELIGAVGLVYLREGDRVKALAQFQKALQADVNRLNSGKWEGLIQSTQYWTTIAEGDNALKANNLPLARQKYQQARQMDNTNPYALIGLGDVAVASQNDTAAQPLYQQALHLEPGNDNALRGLVGIYQRQSPEKALTYLNSLSRSQQNTMRETLTALQLNILKQQADQLAEQQQWTQAEEKYRQANQQDPNDSWFAYRYAQTLRQLGQMQQADIVVQRATAVPPADAQKNYVYSLYLSSTNRDEQALAHLNTLPAAQWSDDMRDLSQRLTMQTTLAKAEAMRDAGDESAAIAFLRQQPADTRIDLLLADWALARGEYATALADYQRIRTREPQNPDAQLGEIDAFIAQGRQDDARQRLNQRPAQAADTLNDQRRIANAWQAVGNPQKSTALFRQLKIDAQKEPIGQTPIDQTTALIYRDAARVEQQQSQPEQAQQDYKQAMVASSITPALPQSDDDYTRLTRNQTGDDWLQRSIRADAADLYRKQDVTVTLDHDYSSSSGTGGVSDLSAHNTLLQIDMPLYDGRAFFRTDTVQMNAGSFSADSNGAYRETFGTCATQDCFSDKSQKATGTSVAAGWKNDRWSADIGTTPLGFDVVDIVGGASYSGDWQQIGWTATASRRPISSSLLAFGGTKDPGTGVTWGGVRATGVSLGLSYDRGEAHGVWSDFSVHQITGKNVADNDRARAMAGYYYKLINEDNRRVTVGLNSMWWRHQKDLSGYSLGQGGYYSPQQYFSLGVPVNYRQRTENWSWELGGSLSWSRSSTKDQRRYPLTGLLGNAAITDRDAIEQGSSSSGFGYTARAIVERRLSSHWTLGVGIDIQQAKDYTPSHGLIYLRYSASGWQGDLDSPPQPLTPYADFK; from the coding sequence ATGCACAACAACACCGTAAACTGGCTGAGCCTCGTGCCGTTATTGCTGATTGCGGCACCGCTGGTAACCAGCGCGGAAACCGCGTCGCCAGAACAATTTCTGATGGAACAGGTGCGTCTGGGAGAAGCCAGCAACAAAGACGATCTCGTACGTCAGTCGCTTTATCGGCTGGAGCTGATTAACCCAGATAACCCCGACGTTATCGCCGCCCGACTGCGGCTGGCACTGCGTCAAGGCGATCAGGCACAGGCGCGCCAGCAGTTGGACAAGCTGAAGACTGTGGCTCCCGATTCTGCCGTTTACCGGCAGGCAGAGATGACGCTGGCGCTGACGCAGGAAGCCACGCGTCAGCAATTACAGCAGGCGCGTTTGCTGTCTACCGCCGGGCGTTACGCGGAAGCCAAAGCGCAGTACGACACGCTCTTTCACGGCGAGCCGCCCACGCTCGATCTCGCCGTGGAGTATTGGCGTCTGGTTTCTCGTTTGCCGAATCAGGTACCCGTCGCGATTAAACAGCTGGAAGCGTTGGATCAGGTTTACCCCAACAATGTCCCGCTGCGCATGGCGTTATCACGCCTGCTCTTCGGTCAGGATCGCAACGAACAGGCCTACCCGCTGCTGAAACAGCTGTCTACCGATCCCGTCGGACGCAGTCAGGCGGCATCGCTCTGGCTGGAAATTATTGGTCGGATGACGGTTACCCCACAGAGCGTGGCGGAACTCAACCGCTTCCTGACGGTATTTGATGGCGGTGAACAGGCAGAAACCGCGCGCAAAGAACTCAACCGCCAGCAGGGAATGTTGGCCGATCCCACCTATCAGGGTCGTCTCCGCAGTCTGGCGGAGGTTGAAAGCGGCGGGGGCAACCGCGCCACGCTCGGTGAGTTAAATCAAGCGCTGGCCGTCACACCCAACGACCCCGAACTGATCGGCGCAGTGGGTCTGGTTTACCTGCGCGAAGGCGATCGGGTAAAAGCGCTGGCACAGTTCCAGAAGGCACTACAGGCGGATGTTAATCGCCTGAACAGCGGCAAATGGGAAGGACTGATTCAAAGCACGCAATATTGGACCACCATTGCGGAAGGCGACAACGCGCTAAAAGCCAATAATCTCCCGCTGGCACGCCAGAAGTATCAACAGGCACGCCAGATGGATAACACCAACCCCTATGCGCTAATTGGCCTGGGTGATGTTGCCGTTGCCAGCCAAAACGATACCGCCGCCCAGCCGCTCTATCAGCAGGCTTTACACCTTGAACCCGGCAACGATAACGCCCTGCGCGGTCTGGTCGGGATTTATCAGCGGCAGTCACCGGAGAAAGCACTCACTTACCTCAACAGCCTGTCGCGCAGCCAGCAGAACACGATGCGGGAGACGCTTACTGCGCTACAACTCAATATCCTGAAACAGCAGGCGGACCAACTTGCGGAACAGCAGCAGTGGACGCAGGCAGAAGAGAAGTATCGTCAGGCGAACCAGCAGGATCCGAACGATAGTTGGTTTGCCTATCGCTATGCCCAGACGCTGCGCCAGTTGGGGCAAATGCAGCAGGCCGACATCGTGGTACAGCGCGCGACTGCCGTGCCACCGGCCGACGCGCAGAAGAACTACGTTTACTCACTTTACCTGTCATCAACCAATCGCGATGAGCAAGCACTCGCTCACCTGAACACGCTTCCCGCAGCACAGTGGAGCGACGACATGCGCGATTTATCCCAACGTCTGACGATGCAGACCACGCTGGCGAAAGCGGAAGCGATGCGCGATGCGGGGGACGAATCCGCCGCTATCGCTTTCCTGCGCCAGCAACCGGCCGATACCCGTATCGATCTGCTGCTGGCGGACTGGGCGCTGGCACGAGGTGAATACGCGACGGCGCTGGCGGATTATCAACGCATCCGCACGCGGGAGCCGCAGAACCCCGACGCACAATTGGGTGAGATCGACGCGTTTATCGCACAGGGTCGGCAAGATGACGCGCGCCAGCGTCTGAACCAACGTCCGGCGCAGGCGGCTGATACCCTCAACGACCAGCGGCGCATAGCCAACGCCTGGCAAGCGGTCGGAAATCCGCAAAAATCGACGGCACTTTTCCGCCAGCTAAAAATCGATGCGCAGAAAGAGCCGATCGGTCAGACTCCTATCGATCAAACGACAGCATTGATCTATCGCGATGCGGCACGCGTTGAACAGCAGCAGTCTCAACCTGAGCAGGCGCAGCAAGACTATAAACAGGCGATGGTCGCCAGCAGCATCACGCCCGCTCTGCCGCAAAGTGACGATGACTACACCCGACTGACGCGCAATCAGACAGGAGACGACTGGCTACAGCGCAGTATCCGCGCCGATGCGGCGGACCTGTATCGTAAGCAGGATGTGACCGTCACGCTTGACCACGATTACTCGAGTTCGAGCGGTACTGGCGGCGTTTCCGACCTGAGCGCCCACAACACCCTGTTGCAGATAGACATGCCGCTGTACGACGGCCGCGCCTTCTTCCGCACCGATACCGTACAGATGAACGCTGGATCCTTCTCAGCGGACAGCAACGGTGCCTATCGGGAAACCTTCGGCACCTGTGCCACGCAGGACTGCTTCAGCGATAAATCGCAGAAAGCCACCGGCACCAGCGTCGCAGCAGGCTGGAAGAACGATCGCTGGTCGGCGGATATCGGTACCACGCCGCTTGGCTTTGACGTGGTCGATATCGTCGGTGGCGCAAGCTACAGCGGTGACTGGCAGCAAATCGGCTGGACCGCAACGGCATCGCGCCGCCCCATCTCCAGCTCGTTACTCGCCTTCGGCGGCACCAAAGACCCAGGCACCGGCGTTACCTGGGGCGGCGTACGTGCCACAGGCGTCAGCCTCGGGCTGAGCTACGATCGGGGCGAAGCGCACGGCGTCTGGAGTGATTTCAGCGTCCACCAGATTACGGGTAAAAACGTGGCCGATAATGACCGCGCCCGCGCGATGGCAGGTTATTACTACAAGCTGATTAACGAGGATAACCGACGCGTCACGGTCGGCCTGAACAGCATGTGGTGGCGTCACCAGAAGGATTTAAGCGGTTATTCGCTCGGTCAAGGCGGCTACTACAGCCCGCAGCAATACTTCTCGCTGGGCGTGCCGGTGAACTATCGGCAGCGGACGGAAAACTGGTCGTGGGAACTCGGCGGTTCGCTGTCGTGGTCACGTTCTTCTACCAAAGATCAGCGTCGCTACCCGCTGACCGGCCTGCTAGGTAACGCTGCGATCACCGACCGAGACGCCATCGAACAGGGCAGCAGCAGTTCCGGCTTCGGCTACACGGCGCGAGCCATCGTCGAACGCCGCCTCAGCTCACACTGGACGCTAGGTGTCGGTATCGACATTCAGCAAGCGAAGGATTACACCCCAAGCCACGGCCTCATCTACCTGCGCTACTCCGCCTCCGGCTGGCAGGGCGATCTCGACAGCCCACCGCAGCCGCTCACGCCGTACGCGGACTTTAAGTAA